In a genomic window of Gossypium arboreum isolate Shixiya-1 chromosome 7, ASM2569848v2, whole genome shotgun sequence:
- the LOC108488458 gene encoding GDSL esterase/lipase At2g42990-like gives MAFGSTPVLLWLFFLSLSPLTKAKVPAIIVFGDSSVDSGNNNLISTVLKSNFQPYGRDFYGGQPTGRFCNGRIPPDFISEAFGLKPAIPAYLDPAYNISDFATGVCFASAGTGYDNATSKVLNVIPLWKELEYYKEYQRKLRSYVGENKANEILREALYLMSLGTNDFLENYYVFPTRKSQFSVRQYQDFLLGLGENFVRELHALGVRKISITGLPPMGCLPLERATNILGQNDCVPEYNNVASGFNRKLEGLVAKLNKELPGMRMVSAPAYDIFYQIITRPSLFGFEVTGVACCSTGTFEMSYLCNQYNPFTCSDASKYVFWDAFHPTEKTNKIISDHLIPLLLAMFSH, from the exons ATGGCTTTCGGTAGTACTCCAGTTCTTCTTTGGCTCTTCTTCTTATCTTTATCTCCATTGACCAAAGCTAAAGTTCCAGCCATCATAGTGTTCGGAGACTCCTCCGTGGATTCGGGCAACAACAACCTGATCTCGACGGTTTTGAAGAGCAATTTTCAGCCTTACGGTCGTGATTTTTACGGGGGTCAACCAACTGGACGCTTCTGCAATGGCCGAATCCCTCCCGATTTCATCTCCGAAGCTTTTGGACTGAAACCAGCCATCCCAGCTTACTTGGATCCTGCTTATAATATATCGGATTTCGCCACTGGTGTTTGCTTTGCTTCTGCTGGAACTGGCTACGACAATGCAACCTCCAAAGTGCTT AATGTGATACCACTATGGAAGGAATTAGAGTATTACAAAGAATACCAGCGAAAGCTGAGAAGCTACGTCGGTGAAAATAAGGCAAATGAGATTCTGAGAGAGGCCTTGTATCTAATGAGCTTAGGGACGAATGATTTCCTAGAAAATTACTACGTTTTCCCCACCCGAAAATCCCAGTTCTCAGTGAGGCAATACCAGGATTTCCTGCTAGGGCTGGGCGAAAACTTCGTAAGGGAACTCCACGCTCTAGGTGTCCGGAAAATATCCATCACCGGCCTTCCCCCGATGGGGTGTTTGCCGCTGGAGAGGGCCACCAATATCCTGGGCCAAAACGACTGTGTACCCGAATACAACAATGTGGCATCCGGATTCAACAGGAAACTGGAAGGCTTGGTTGCAAAACTAAACAAGGAGCTTCCTGGAATGCGAATGGTGTCTGCACCTGCCTATGACATTTTCTATCAGATTATTACCAGACCTTCTCTCTTCG GGTTTGAGGTGACGGGAGTGGCATGTTGTTCGACGGGGACATTCGAAATGAGTTACCTATGCAATCAGTATAATCCATTTACATGCAGTGATGCCAGTAAATATGTATTTTGGGATGCTTTCCATCCCACTGAAAAAACTAACAAAATCATCTCCGATCATCTTATTCCTCTTCTTTTAGCTATGTTTtctcattag